In Tripterygium wilfordii isolate XIE 37 chromosome 15, ASM1340144v1, whole genome shotgun sequence, one DNA window encodes the following:
- the LOC120016997 gene encoding protein FAR1-RELATED SEQUENCE 4 isoform X1, translated as MDSNSVVGNTIMEPRDDMEFDSHEDAYSYYKEYAKSVGFGTAKLSSRRSRASKEFIDAKFSCIRYGSKQQSDDAINPRPSPKIGCKASMHVKRKPNGKWNIYSFIKEHNHELLPAQVHFFRSHRNPDPRKNDVRMRRRKNLGAVSKLFGAYQNVECLEGYMRNQHDRGRKLLLDTGDAQVLLELFMHMQEENPKFFYAVDFNEEHQLRNLFWVDAKGMEDYNNFGDVVCFDTTYFTNKYKIPLVLFIGVNHHIQPTLIGCALIADETVYTFVWLIQTWFIAMGERAPRVILTDQNNAIKRAVAAVFPETRHCFCLWHILEMIPRQLEYLSLWHDSFMVKFNKCIFKSWTEEQFEKRWWKLLDKFHLREVEWIHSLYEDRRCWVPTFMRDVSFAGLSTTSRSESLTSGFDKYVHGGTSLREFIEQYQVILEDRYEEEAKADFDAWHETPELKSPSPFEKQMSLVYTHEIFRKFQVEVLGASACHLKKEIEDEISTTYSVKDFENNQDYMVEWNESKSDIYCSCRLFEYKGYLCRHAIVVLQMSGVFSIPSKYVLQRWTNAAMSRHAIGERLDEVQSKVHRYNDLCRRAIILGEEGSLSQDSYHMAVCAIKEALRHCASVNNSLESESRPTTSELHAISIVEEENQFSNTLIPDPKWSSKNKATKRAEGQQKEGNENDATRREEESLLGTVGTVAQDGFHQMETSEMRPVQSPNVMPAQFHNMMPMIFHNVTSAQFQNVPPTNLHGNRPPR; from the exons ATGGATTCTAATTCCGTCGTGGGTAACACTATTATGGAGCCTCGTGATGATATGGAATTTGATTCACATGAAGATGCTTATTCGTATTATAAAGAATATGCCAAGTCTGTGGGGTTTGGTACTGCCAAATTGAGCAGCCGTCGGTCCAGGGCATCAAAGGAATTTATTGATGCAAAGTTCTCGTGCATAAGATATGGAAGTAAGCAACAGTCTGATGATGCAATTAATCCACGCCCTTCGCCAAAGATTGGCTGTAAAGCTAGCATGCATGTGAAGCGGAAGCCCAATGGGAAATGGAATATATATAGTTTCATCAAGGAGCATAATCATGAGCTCTTACCTGCACAGGTGCACTTCTTTCGAAGCCACAGGAACCCCGATCCACGGAAGAATGATGTTCGAATGCGAAGACGGAAGAATTTAGGTGCAGTTTCTAAATTATTCGGTGCATATCAAAATGTAGAATGTTTGGAGGGCTATATGAGGAATCAGCATGATAGGGGTCGCAAATTGCTTTTGGATACTGGAGATGCTCAAGTATTGCTTGAACTTTTTATGCATATGCAGGAAGAGAATCCAAAATTTTTCTATGCAGTTGACTTTAATGAAGAGCACCAATTGAGAAACTTGTTCTGGGTTGATGCAAAAGGCATGGAGGATTACAACAACTTCGGTGATGTAGTTTGTTTTGACACTACATATTTCACAAACAAGTATAAAATCCCGTTAGTTCTCTTTATTGGAGTGAATCATCATATTCAACCGACATTGATTGGTTGTGCTTTAATTGCTGATGAAACTGTTTATACGTTCGTTTGGTTGATACAAACATGGTTTATTGCAATGGGGGAACGAGCTCCGCGGGTTATACTCACTGATCAaaacaatgccattaaaagagctGTTGCAGCAGTCTTTCCGGAGACTCGACATTGTTTCTGCTTGTGGCACATATTGGAAATGATCCCTAGGCAACTCGAGTACTTGAGTCTATGGCATGATAGCTTCATGGTAAAATTTAACAAATGTATATTTAAGTCATGGACAGAGGAACAATTTGAAAAGAGGTGGTGGAAATTGCTTGACAAATTTCATCTTAGAGAGGTAGAATGGATTCACTCATTGTATGAAGACCGTAGATGTTGGGTTCCTACTTTCATGAGAGATGTATCTTTTGCTGGATTGTCTACAACATCACGCTCTGAAAGTTTGACGTCCGGGTTTGACAAATATGTGCATGGGGGAACGTCGTTGAGAGAGTTCATAGAACAATACCAGGTAATTCTTGAAGATAGATATGAAGAGGAAGCCAAAGCAGATTTCGATGCTTGGCATGAAACACCCGAGCTGAAATCCCCATCACCTTTTGAGAAACAAATGTCACTTGTATATACACATGAAATTTTCAGGAAATTTCAAGTTGAAGTTTTGGGAGCATCTGCTTGTCATCTTAAGAAAGAAATTGAGGACGAGATATCCACAACTTATAGTGTGAAGGACTTTGAAAACAATCAGGATTATATGGTGGAATGGAATGAATCAAAGTCTGACATTTATTGTTCATGCCGTCTTTTTGAATATAAAGGTTATCTTTGCAGGCATGCTATTGTTGTTCTCCAAATGTCTGGAGTTTTCAGCATCCCATCTAAATATGTATTGCAACGATGGACTAATGCTGCTATGAGCAGACATGCCATTGGTGAAAGATTGGATGAGGTGCAATCTAAGGTCCATCGTTATAATGATTTATGTCGACGAGCCATAATATTGGGTGAAGAGGGCTCACTGTCTCAAGACAGTTACCATATGGCAGTTTGTGCAATAAAGGAAGCTTTGAGGCATTGTGCAAGTGTGAATAACTCTCTTGAGAGTGAGTCCAGACCAACCACATCAGAGCTTCATGCCATTTCTATTGTCGAGGAAGAAAACCAATTTAGCAACACATTAATACCTGATCCTAAATGGTCCAGTAAAAATAAAGCTACAAAGCGAGCTGAGGGTCAGCAGAAGGAAGGCAATGAAAATGATGCGACTAGAAGAGAAGAG GAATCTCTGCTAGGAACTGTAGGTACTGTGGCTCAAGATGGCTTTCACCAAATG GAAACCTCTGAAATGAGGCCTGTACAGTCGCCTAATGTGATGCCAGCCCAATTTCACAATATGATGCCGATGATATTTCATAATGTCACTTCAGCTCAGTTTCAGAATGTGCCTCCAACAAATTTGCATGGGAATCGACCACCTCGTTAG
- the LOC120016997 gene encoding protein FAR1-RELATED SEQUENCE 4 isoform X2, which produces MDSNSVVGNTIMEPRDDMEFDSHEDAYSYYKEYAKSVGFGTAKLSSRRSRASKEFIDAKFSCIRYGSKQQSDDAINPRPSPKIGCKASMHVKRKPNGKWNIYSFIKEHNHELLPAQVHFFRSHRNPDPRKNDVRMRRRKNLGAVSKLFGAYQNVECLEGYMRNQHDRGRKLLLDTGDAQVLLELFMHMQEENPKFFYAVDFNEEHQLRNLFWVDAKGMEDYNNFGDVVCFDTTYFTNKYKIPLVLFIGVNHHIQPTLIGCALIADETVYTFVWLIQTWFIAMGERAPRVILTDQNNAIKRAVAAVFPETRHCFCLWHILEMIPRQLEYLSLWHDSFMVKFNKCIFKSWTEEQFEKRWWKLLDKFHLREVEWIHSLYEDRRCWVPTFMRDVSFAGLSTTSRSESLTSGFDKYVHGGTSLREFIEQYQVILEDRYEEEAKADFDAWHETPELKSPSPFEKQMSLVYTHEIFRKFQVEVLGASACHLKKEIEDEISTTYSVKDFENNQDYMVEWNESKSDIYCSCRLFEYKGYLCRHAIVVLQMSGVFSIPSKYVLQRWTNAAMSRHAIGERLDEVQSKVHRYNDLCRRAIILGEEGSLSQDSYHMAVCAIKEALRHCASVNNSLESESRPTTSELHAISIVEEENQFSNTLIPDPKWSSKNKATKRAEGQQKEGNENDATRREEETSEMRPVQSPNVMPAQFHNMMPMIFHNVTSAQFQNVPPTNLHGNRPPR; this is translated from the exons ATGGATTCTAATTCCGTCGTGGGTAACACTATTATGGAGCCTCGTGATGATATGGAATTTGATTCACATGAAGATGCTTATTCGTATTATAAAGAATATGCCAAGTCTGTGGGGTTTGGTACTGCCAAATTGAGCAGCCGTCGGTCCAGGGCATCAAAGGAATTTATTGATGCAAAGTTCTCGTGCATAAGATATGGAAGTAAGCAACAGTCTGATGATGCAATTAATCCACGCCCTTCGCCAAAGATTGGCTGTAAAGCTAGCATGCATGTGAAGCGGAAGCCCAATGGGAAATGGAATATATATAGTTTCATCAAGGAGCATAATCATGAGCTCTTACCTGCACAGGTGCACTTCTTTCGAAGCCACAGGAACCCCGATCCACGGAAGAATGATGTTCGAATGCGAAGACGGAAGAATTTAGGTGCAGTTTCTAAATTATTCGGTGCATATCAAAATGTAGAATGTTTGGAGGGCTATATGAGGAATCAGCATGATAGGGGTCGCAAATTGCTTTTGGATACTGGAGATGCTCAAGTATTGCTTGAACTTTTTATGCATATGCAGGAAGAGAATCCAAAATTTTTCTATGCAGTTGACTTTAATGAAGAGCACCAATTGAGAAACTTGTTCTGGGTTGATGCAAAAGGCATGGAGGATTACAACAACTTCGGTGATGTAGTTTGTTTTGACACTACATATTTCACAAACAAGTATAAAATCCCGTTAGTTCTCTTTATTGGAGTGAATCATCATATTCAACCGACATTGATTGGTTGTGCTTTAATTGCTGATGAAACTGTTTATACGTTCGTTTGGTTGATACAAACATGGTTTATTGCAATGGGGGAACGAGCTCCGCGGGTTATACTCACTGATCAaaacaatgccattaaaagagctGTTGCAGCAGTCTTTCCGGAGACTCGACATTGTTTCTGCTTGTGGCACATATTGGAAATGATCCCTAGGCAACTCGAGTACTTGAGTCTATGGCATGATAGCTTCATGGTAAAATTTAACAAATGTATATTTAAGTCATGGACAGAGGAACAATTTGAAAAGAGGTGGTGGAAATTGCTTGACAAATTTCATCTTAGAGAGGTAGAATGGATTCACTCATTGTATGAAGACCGTAGATGTTGGGTTCCTACTTTCATGAGAGATGTATCTTTTGCTGGATTGTCTACAACATCACGCTCTGAAAGTTTGACGTCCGGGTTTGACAAATATGTGCATGGGGGAACGTCGTTGAGAGAGTTCATAGAACAATACCAGGTAATTCTTGAAGATAGATATGAAGAGGAAGCCAAAGCAGATTTCGATGCTTGGCATGAAACACCCGAGCTGAAATCCCCATCACCTTTTGAGAAACAAATGTCACTTGTATATACACATGAAATTTTCAGGAAATTTCAAGTTGAAGTTTTGGGAGCATCTGCTTGTCATCTTAAGAAAGAAATTGAGGACGAGATATCCACAACTTATAGTGTGAAGGACTTTGAAAACAATCAGGATTATATGGTGGAATGGAATGAATCAAAGTCTGACATTTATTGTTCATGCCGTCTTTTTGAATATAAAGGTTATCTTTGCAGGCATGCTATTGTTGTTCTCCAAATGTCTGGAGTTTTCAGCATCCCATCTAAATATGTATTGCAACGATGGACTAATGCTGCTATGAGCAGACATGCCATTGGTGAAAGATTGGATGAGGTGCAATCTAAGGTCCATCGTTATAATGATTTATGTCGACGAGCCATAATATTGGGTGAAGAGGGCTCACTGTCTCAAGACAGTTACCATATGGCAGTTTGTGCAATAAAGGAAGCTTTGAGGCATTGTGCAAGTGTGAATAACTCTCTTGAGAGTGAGTCCAGACCAACCACATCAGAGCTTCATGCCATTTCTATTGTCGAGGAAGAAAACCAATTTAGCAACACATTAATACCTGATCCTAAATGGTCCAGTAAAAATAAAGCTACAAAGCGAGCTGAGGGTCAGCAGAAGGAAGGCAATGAAAATGATGCGACTAGAAGAGAAGAG GAAACCTCTGAAATGAGGCCTGTACAGTCGCCTAATGTGATGCCAGCCCAATTTCACAATATGATGCCGATGATATTTCATAATGTCACTTCAGCTCAGTTTCAGAATGTGCCTCCAACAAATTTGCATGGGAATCGACCACCTCGTTAG
- the LOC120016542 gene encoding DNA damage-repair/toleration protein DRT100-like, translated as MTTLFYISLIILSVASAVNSCPPSDRAALLAFKNALHEPYLGIFNSWKGTDCCHNWYGVTCDPESKRVADISLRGESEDPIFQRAKRTGYMTGYISPSICRLTRLSSLIIADWKGISGELPRCFSKLPFLRVLDVVGNSISGYIPADIGRLHRLTVLNLADNLIAGGIPLSLTNLSSLMHLDVRNNRLTGLLPQNFGRLGMLSRALLSRNQISGRIPPSITTIYRLADLDLSMNQISGQIPASLGKMAVLATLNLDFNKLTGPIPATLLNSGISNLNLSSNSLEGILPDVFGPRSYFTVLDLSHNNLKGPIPESFSKASFIGHLDLSHNHLCGAIPLGSPFNHLEASSFAFNDCLCGKPLLPCRH; from the coding sequence ATGACTACTCTCTTCTACATTTCTCTTATAATACTCTCTGTTGCTTCCGCCGTTAACTCCTGCCCGCCGTCAGATCGGGCAGCTCTTTTGGCCTTCAAGAACGCCCTCCACGAGCCTTACCTCGGCATCTTCAATTCATGGAAGGGCACCGACTGTTGCCACAACTGGTACGGCGTCACTTGCGACCCGGAATCAAAACGGGTAGCAGATATTAGCCTCCGGGGAGAGTCGGAGGACCCGATATTCCAACGCGCTAAACGCACCGGTTACATGACCGGGTACATCTCCCCCTCAATTTGCAGGCTCACTCGTCTCTCTAGCCTCATCATCGCCGACTGGAAGGGAATCTCCGGTGAGCTCCCGAGATGCTTTTCGAAGTTGCCATTCCTCCGTGTTCTCGACGTCGTCGGGAACAGCATCTCTGGCTATATCCCAGCCGATATTGGCCGTCTCCACCGGCTCACCGTACTCAACCTTGCCGACAACCTCATCGCCGGTGGAATCCCGTTGTCGTTGACGAACTTATCAAGCTTGATGCACCTCGATGTGCGTAACAACCGGCTTACCGGATTGTTGCCCCAGAATTTCGGCCGGCTCGGGATGCTGAGCCGGGCTTTGTTGAGCCGTAACCAAATCAGTGGACGGATACCGCCTTCCATAACAACCATTTATCGTCTCGCCGATTTAGATCTCTCAATGAACCAAATATCGGGCCAAATCCCTGCTTCTTTAGGTAAAATGGCTGTTCTGGCGACCCTGAATCTTGATTTTAACAAATTAACCGGGCCAATCCCGGCTACTTTGTTAAATTCGGGTATTAGTAACCTGAATTTGAGCTCAAACTCACTAGAGGGAATATTACCGGACGTTTTCGGTCCGAGATCTTATTTTACGGTTCTGGACTTATCGCATAACAATTTGAAGGGTCCGATCCCCGAATCGTTCTCGAAGGCGTCGTTTATAGGGCACTTAGATTTGAGTCACAACCATTTGTGTGGAGCGATTCCGTTGGGGTCGCCGTTCAATCACCTTGAAGCGTCTTCGTTTGCTTTCAATGATTGTCTTTGTGGGAAGCCGCTTCTCCCATGTCGGCATTAA